The genome window CACTTTAGGGCTGACTGGAAActtgtagtagtagtactacTAGAGGCAGATTCTTGCATGAAGGTTTTCACTGATGCCAAGTATGACTAAAATCCCTGGACTTCAGTTGTCAAACTTCTGAACCTCCTGTTTCAgagtcacaaacacatttaagtAACTGCCCTGGCAGAATACAGAAGAACTAATGTAGATAATAGTACTAGGAATAAAAACCAATAACAAACTAAAATTAGGCTGAAAATAACTTgatacaaaaagacaaaacctgCCAGCTAATGTGGCACCAAATATTTTTGTTACACTATAAATatcatgtttttcctctcactccaGATCCGAACCAGTACAGCTGGGGTGAGAATTATGCTGGGAGCTCGGGCCTGATGAGCGTATCTCCTGATATGAATCCCATGCAACGTGCTCGAAGTGGAACGGTGAGTCTGCAGAGGAAGTAAAGAGTGATCAGATATAAGATCTTAGCTGAGCTCAGCGATGCACCACAATGCGCCACCTCAAACCTCGTGACCTATTTTCACTTTGTTGATGGTACATCATTTTTTCCCACATTGGTTCAACTTTGCTTTATCAAATTTctgagttatttatttatttttttacatttgtgctttatttcacatttttatttttcatctcctTTATGGAAATACCACCACCACAGTCCTCACCGAATCCACAAGCATCATATAAAGACATTCATCACATCGGTCTTTGCATTCTGAtaatctgtcttttcatttcctctccacACATTCTTCTGTCTACCAAACCTTCCCCTTCAGTTTCCCGTAAGTACCTCTGCCTGCTTCACTTGTGTGCACTGGTTTGATCACATATTGTTCTTGTTCATAGTGCCTTCTGTAGCAGTAAACACTCAAGTCACTTGTGTGTTCACTTGTGCAAAGACAAGAGGTCTGGGGGCAGGTTTTTTTAAGTTTAGCATTGCTGAGaatcctgctgctgttttgtccCTTATTAAAACTTTTTTGGTTAAATCATATGACATGAAGATTGAAAAGGATTGTGTTTGATATCCAGAGAGCCAATAACAGTGTGCGCTTTGACTTTGATTTCTTGTTGTGACACTTTAAGCATGCAGGTCTCTGCAGAGTATCAGGAGCCGTTAACCACCAACTCACACCATAAACCCCTGCTTTTTTCTCCAGCTTTCTTAACTAGTTTTCATCAGTGCAAACTGGCAAAGTGTGATGTGGACTACTAGCTTATCTTTGGTGAAGTACCACTCAAGAAACCTTCTATAAATGCAgcatttcctttaaaaacaactgaTGTTTTCTGGTGAATTTTTGGTTGTGCCCACTTGAATCTACTGCCTCTTAGGATTAAATCCTCCCAGGACCTTCCCTCTTGTTTCTTCCTTCCTGCATCTTTTTTTCAACTTTCTTGTTGCCTCGATAAGGGAACAAACTACCACAGTGTTGctaagaaaaaggaaaatattgtGAAATACATTCCAgaattaaaaatttaaagttTGATGGGGAGTAGGCTTTGAAATGTGAGGAGAAGCTGGGAGAGgcattgatgtgtgtgtgtggacaagaTAGACAGCATGtatcctctctgtctctttgttgtgtCTAGTTTGATATGTTGGAGATGGACCGTCTGGAGAGGCAGCTGGTGAATCTGCCTCTGCTGCAAGACCCTTCTTCTTACATCCCTGACACTGTGGACCTGACGGAGGATGCTCTGGCTCGCGAGTACTGGCTCTACTGCTTCGAGGAGGCCCTCGATGGGGTAGGACcgttgtttctgtttcagaatATAAAAGCAAGTCAAGCAAGTTTTGAGTTTTGAATCTGCGATGCAGTTCTGGGGACTGGCAAAGGttcatctctgcctcctcttatGGATTTATTGATTTGTGTCTGTATGATTTTAAAACTGATAAACAAAATTGGTAATTATGAGATGAGTTTGGTGCTCAGAAAAATGGAACATTTCCTGTTGACATCTTGGACATCTTTTCTTATTGGACTTGACAATACCTTTACATCTCTACTCACGGCTTTTGTGTCTCAGAACGGGGCTGATTAACTGGTCTTGTTATTTTCTGGGCACAGGTTGTTAAGAGAGCTGTAGCGAGCCAGCCTGACATACCGGAGGCAACCGAGCGAGCCGAGAAGTTCCGTCAGAAATACCGACACAAGCTTCAGACCCTCCGCCATCAGCCATTGTAAGAACTGTCTCTACTTCGGCTCACAGAGCTTTTTCTGTTAGACGCAGAGGTTGCTTTTAGTAGACTAAAACTCAACTCCTTTCTTCATTGTCTGCATTAGTTTCATGTCTTCATACCTGCTGTAACTGCCCATGTGCTTTGTCAATGAAAAGGGGAATTTTGATGTTAATTCTGtttactgtttcagtttttaggAATGGGGCgcagtgtgtaagtgtgttaTCAGCCGTATTAATTGTGCCAATGATTTAGCagaataaaatgcaataatatCAGAGTGGTGTCAGTACAGAGGTCACTTTGACATAGTTTTCAAAGCACTATGTCAAGCCACAACACAACTACTGtcaatataaatgaaaaaaatgacaacaacactgATGCATCTACTGCCCAAGCCCcgttgtgtgtatgtgtttctctctggctaATGTAGAGTGCTTCTCTTCTCACCTAGTGCTTATGGATCCCTCACTGTCAGAAGTCTTTTAGACACGAGGGAACACTGTTTAAACGAGTTCAACTTTCCTGATCCCTACTCTAAGGTCTGAGTGAAATCTAtcaacctttttttgttttctctttgtgttcttttcgTGTGCTACACCCAGGTGGTTTGGCCCTCACTGATCCGTTTTGTGAATTTGTTaccatttcatgttttcatacaGTCTCATGGTGTTGCAAAATTTGTTTCCACCTGATACATTTAGGCAATACATGGGTCTTTGCCATATTCTTTAGTGGTTTAAAATAGTcactttttaatatttctgattACAACTAGATAacctgtcttttattttatgttgtagattAAACAGAGGGAGAATGACGTCGCTCTCAAGTACTACCAGAAGGCAGTGAAATCCCTAGAGGAGTTGAGCTGGGAGCAGAGACAGTTTGCCCTGGTCAGGGGCGTCCTCGCTGGGAATGTCTTTGACTGGGGAGCCAAGGCTGTGTCAGAGTGAGTGGAGTTAACACCCTCTGTTCCCTGTGAGCGTCCTGTTTGACCGGTTGCTCTCTGGTGGTTGACTGTGGGTAGTGAGAGAGCCTTTGGTTGCATATCCTGTATTTTCATGTTACTGGAGCTTTGAGCAGGGAGAGTTTTTCCACTGCATGTTGTTTTGATAAGTTAAGCCATCCTGAGTTTGCTAGCCTGCAAACAGTTAGGTGCAGGGACTGaatatgaacaaaataaaaatccattAAAGCAAGTGCTGCAGTCAATGTAAGTGGCCTCAGTGACTCTTTGAagatttgtttcatttctgttgctgtttgacAGCCAGTTACTGCCAAAGGGTCAGCTTTGTGGACAGAACTGCCAAGGCAGCTTAGGAAATGAATGCATCTTGTTTATCAAATTGTTTATAGTGGGAACATATGATTACAGCTGCTTTGAGAGCAGACAGCACCGTTTTATGTTTGCCGGCcatgctgcagtgtttggtaAATCCCAGCATTTAAGTCTCCAGTTTCAGAGAATCTAGCTTCTTTGCTCTGTACGCCATGACTCAGAAACACACCTGCCTTATGTTTGAacctttctgtgttttgtcttgtccATCATGCAGCGTCCTGGAGTCTGATCCCGAGTTTGGGTTTGAGGAGGCTAAACGACAGTTGGAAGGTATCACAGCACCACTCTGTAACACCGTGTTTACACAGGATGTGTATTGTTAGCAGCAtctcagcagagcagcagcttcagtgctccATCTTCATCTACGCATGAGGCGTTCAGGCACAGTGCTGAGTGTAGGTCACTAGCAACTTGGCAGTACTCAGAACTCAACACAGTCACTGTAGTTACATGGAAGACAATGAAACTATGCCTCAGCTCACATATGCAAGTTAAACATGAGCCTATGTAGACAGTGGGTTGATGTTTATTTGTTCCATTCGATGAAAAAATGTCTCATATGCCTTCTGGATATACCCACCATTAAGCTTTTTCTTTGCCAGTGAACCTTCTAACCcctgacatttgacatttgacagaTATCAAACCTGCTTCTGTGCTTTCACatctttttatgtctttttttttttttaaacaataactACAGAGAGAATTGTCAAATCGAGGGATTTTTGGAATGACTCCTGATGCTCAAActgattttttgtgtttcttttctcctctcagagCGGCCGTGGCTTGTTGATTCCTATGACCAGTGGCTGGAGAGACTAAAGGTCAgactctttctctgcttttttatttgaaaGGTTACTCATTGTAGCATTATTGATGGGAGGTTAGAGACGTTATCAAAAACATTTGACAACACCATGTGTACACACACCACTGTGTTTAGCACAAGTGATCCTGGAATAACACGCATAACTCACACTGTCAGTACCAGGCACAACTATCTTTCCATAAAGCACAAAGACGAAACGCAGATAACAGCTTTTTTATTGCTCATTAGTAATATTCACAtacatattttatgtgtttctgtgttatgtTCCCTTGATGTGATTAGTGCTTGAATTCAATCCATCCTGGTTTTCTCTTGCAGGGTCCTCCTCATAAGTGTGCCTTGTTTTTCGTAGATAATAGTGGAGTAGACATCATTCTAGGGGTGATGCCTTTTGTCAGAGAGCTTCTCTCTCGAGGAACGGAGGTAAGGCACCGCAACAACATCCTTTGTGTAAACATATGATATAATGTTGTCTCAGCTCTACTATCCGTCTACCTTTAGGTTGTGTTAGCCAGCAACTCTGGTCCGGCTTTGAATGATGTAACAAATGGTGAACTGCAAATATTGACGGAAAGAATTGCTGCTATGGATCCGGTGATTCAGTGAgtactgatgtttttaaaaacagacagcaCAAACTGATAAGAAAAAGGGTTGAAAGTTTAAAGAAGTACAGAATAAAGAACACAACTAATAATTTACTATCACACAGATGGCAATATAGAGACAACTGACGCTCTCTTTTTTCTACATATCGCTCTATTTTCATTCCTGCATAAAGTCTGAtctaaaaaaacatatttaaaacagctgaagaaCGTCCTCAGTAAACTgatctgttgttgttgtacagGGCTGGTCTGAGGGAGGACAGGTTGACGTTGGTCCAGAGCGGATCCAGTTCTCCCTGCCTTGATCTGAGGTTGGTTATTAAAGGGCGTACTGCCCagcttgtgaaaacagttttataATATCTGCTGTGGCTTTGGGGGTAACTTTGTTAAGTCTGTGAAAAATAAGCCTGATGATCTTTACATGGACTGATGTTATCTTGACTTGGGCTCAGAGACTACAGTGACTTTTATCTGAAAGCCTGCATTAAAAACTGGGgcatggagtttgaaagatgtgAGCTTTTACTAGCCGGGGGGCAGCTACCAAGACACACTATGGGAAGTTtaagatccagtgtttttggaaatTTACTTATATGAGGGACTAAAAGCTGGGATATCTCTGCTACAGCTGCTTTAATTTTGACCATTCATTTATTAATCTGTCTCTTGCAAGCCTCCCGGCTTTGTGCACAAGCATGACTAAATTGCTGTAGTATTGcccactgtaactgtaactgactTTTAGGGCAGGAGAGATTGCAGGAGAGATTGCAGCATTATCTCTATTCTACAATAATATGACACCAACAATCCAGTTGAGCTCATTATCTTGGACATGGGTTTTGGAAGTAGCTCAAATTCCCCTTAAACAGTGGCCAGAAATTTTTAAATGCATATATACTGTTTATATAAACTCCCAACTCCCAACAGATGCAACACAAATGTCAAGTGATGTAAATCAGGATATGAGTTAACAACACAgcattgttttctattttttattgtatttcacagacacatttacacacaaagcCAGGCATCGGAGTTACCTGGTGAAGTGTTCATGAGATGTACTGTATTGTGGTCAATGTTAACATGTTGCTCTGCCATCCCCCTAGCCGTTTGGACAAAGTGCTAGCGATGGTGGTGAGGGAGCGGCAAACCGACCTGGTGATCATTGAGGGAATGGGACGGGCCATCCACACCAACTACTATGCCATGCTTAGCTGCGAGAGCCTCAAGATGGCCGTCATCAAGAACTCATGGCTGGCCGACCGGCTGGGAGGGAAGCTGTTCAGCGTGGTCTTCAAGTATGAGGTACCGGCTGGAAAACCCAGCCAGGACTCTGCGGCTCTGACGCCGTCGTGAATGAGACCGTGCTCACATTTCAGCAGGACGGAATGTCAAAATCGAGCGGCCAGAAGGGATTAGCTGGAGCTCTGAATGTAAGGATGATCGTATACTGCCACTGAGTGAATGACTGATTGTAAAGCTGATTGTTACATTTAGGCAGGTTTTTAAAGGTGATCATTTACAGGGAggtttcacattttgttttaaaacattattgaTTTTAGTGCTGGTTTCATAAAGAGAATTATCATTGCTTTCTTGCAGGTCTCTGTCCATTATCCTGTACAATCACTTAGTTTGCTACCATCATTACTGCCTATTGATCTCACTCAGCACCTGGACTATGAAATTCATCACTGGCTGTGTTCAGTGAATTTTAACAGACTCTTGTGACAGATGAGATCTTCAACTTGTAGGAAAATGAATCAGAAACAAAagtttatttgaaaacaatTAGCATCAGTCATTAACATGCTGCCAACTCACAACGCTGTGCACCCATATGGACAAATGAGATTCTTTGGCgcgcatgtgtgtctgtgtgttacaaAACCAGAGAGCCGCAGGAGTAGTTACAGCTTTCAGCGGTAACACATTTTACATAGTGTATTTAATGTGCCTTGAGTTTGATGTGATAAAAGCATCATTCACTCAGACTGCTTTGAATTCCTGTTGAAGAGACTACCACTACACAAATATCAGCTTTTTTCCCAGCAGTCTCACGCCATAGATTAGGAAGAATCCACaggatttcctgtttttcatgaCTGCCAGTGAATGAATCAAGATTAAGAGACGAATCATTGTCACTGTAACTTTGTGTAGCTGTTAAAGTGGCATCAGGGAAAATGTATGATCAGTGGGATAAGCTGCACTTTATCACAGAGAGACTGAAGACATTTGACAGTGTTCCTCCACAAGGTGGCAGTATTCTACtgtgttgtatgtttttaaGATTTCTCACAATCTTTCCCAAGGTGCTTGGTGTCAAAATTAACACTGCATATTTCAGGTTAAATATTCTAACAGTCTCTGATCAAAGCATTACTTTGAGCTTGTTGTCACTGAGCTGGCCGTGGCATCAGTCCAATGATTCACTGTAATTAACATGTACAAGTACACGCTCTGATTCATCCCTAAATCAAAAATGCAACTGTTTCAAGGCAATAATACTGCAGCACCTAGTTGTAATGAAACATTAAACACTGTGTGATTGTGAAGTGGCTGACTGTATTAGTAACTTCATCGTAAATATCTGAAATCAGGGCAGGATCAGATTTGAAAAGCCTCGCCTTGgtgtgaaaatattttccaaagtt of Lates calcarifer isolate ASB-BC8 linkage group LG12, TLL_Latcal_v3, whole genome shotgun sequence contains these proteins:
- the pank4 gene encoding 4'-phosphopantetheine phosphatase, producing the protein MAECVRVDSSTSTHTMDKSITLPPDEIFRNLENAKRFAIDIGGSLTKLAYYSTVQHKVAKVRSFEHNTKEAASDKLYEISVQEEVTARLHFIKFENAYIETCLDFIKDHLVNTETKVIKATGGGAHKFKELIERKLGLKVDKEDEMTCLIKGCNFVLRNIPHEAFVYAKHADSEFRFQTTHPDIFPYLLVNIGSGVSIVKVESEDKFERIGGSSIGGGTFWGLGALLTKTKRFDELLQLASKGQHTSVDMLVKDIYGGSYGSLGLTGDLIASSFGKSATADKEFSKEDMAKSLLHMISNDIGQLACLYAKLHNLSRVYFGGFFIRGHPVTMHTITYSINFFTKGEVQALFLRHEGYLGAIGAFLKGAEEDNPNQYSWGENYAGSSGLMSVSPDMNPMQRARSGTFDMLEMDRLERQLVNLPLLQDPSSYIPDTVDLTEDALAREYWLYCFEEALDGVVKRAVASQPDIPEATERAEKFRQKYRHKLQTLRHQPFAYGSLTVRSLLDTREHCLNEFNFPDPYSKIKQRENDVALKYYQKAVKSLEELSWEQRQFALVRGVLAGNVFDWGAKAVSDVLESDPEFGFEEAKRQLEERPWLVDSYDQWLERLKGPPHKCALFFVDNSGVDIILGVMPFVRELLSRGTEVVLASNSGPALNDVTNGELQILTERIAAMDPVIQAGLREDRLTLVQSGSSSPCLDLSRLDKVLAMVVRERQTDLVIIEGMGRAIHTNYYAMLSCESLKMAVIKNSWLADRLGGKLFSVVFKYEVPAGKPSQDSAALTPS